The proteins below come from a single Gordonia sp. X0973 genomic window:
- the lspA gene encoding signal peptidase II has protein sequence MQKRYLTTLTVFGTALAVVLADVATKTWAVAHLEDRDPVYLVGSWFRLVLLRNSGAAFSMATGYTWVLTIIAIVVVAAIIRLAGRLRSGWWMLGLGLVLGGALGNLIDRVFRSPGVLRGHVVDFIAVGWWPVFNVADSAVVCGAALLVVLTILGFDYDGGRSGWAARRRGAVEGEGAGDPAAADIETGDTRA, from the coding sequence GTGCAGAAGCGATACCTGACGACCCTCACGGTGTTCGGCACCGCGCTCGCGGTGGTGCTGGCCGACGTGGCGACGAAGACGTGGGCGGTGGCGCACCTGGAGGATCGCGACCCGGTCTACCTCGTCGGCAGTTGGTTCCGGCTGGTCCTGCTGCGCAACAGCGGCGCGGCCTTCTCGATGGCGACCGGGTACACCTGGGTGCTCACGATCATCGCGATCGTCGTCGTCGCGGCAATCATCCGGCTGGCCGGACGGCTGCGCTCCGGGTGGTGGATGTTGGGTCTGGGGCTGGTCCTCGGCGGTGCGTTGGGCAACCTCATCGACCGGGTGTTCCGCTCGCCCGGGGTGCTGCGCGGCCACGTCGTCGACTTCATCGCGGTCGGGTGGTGGCCGGTGTTCAACGTGGCCGACTCCGCCGTCGTCTGCGGCGCGGCGCTCCTCGTGGTGCTCACGATCCTCGGATTCGACTACGACGGCGGGCGCAGCGGGTGGGCGGCCCGTCGGCGCGGCGCCGTCGAGGGAGAGGGTGCCGGTGATCCGGCCGCCGCGGATATCGAGACGGGCGACACCCGTGCGTGA
- a CDS encoding RluA family pseudouridine synthase yields MRESRTLPVPDGVAQMRVDAGVARILGLSRTVAAELAAAGDITVDGAVVGKSDKLPAGAMLDVLLPEPAQPLRVEPTPVEDLGVVYHDSDIIVVDKPVGVAAHPSQGWSGPTVVGALEAAGFRISTSGAAERQGIVQRLDVGTSGLMVLAVSEHAYSVLKRAFKQRTVEKRYHALVQGHLDPPSGTIDAPIGRHPGNDWRFAVTASGKPSVTHYDTLEMFAAASLLDVHLETGRTHQIRVHFSALHHPCCGDPTYGADPVLAKRLGLDRQWLHARELAFAHPADGREVRFISEYPEDLQHALDVLRQG; encoded by the coding sequence GTGCGTGAGTCGCGGACGCTGCCGGTGCCCGACGGGGTGGCCCAGATGCGGGTGGACGCCGGGGTGGCGCGCATCCTCGGCCTCTCGCGCACCGTGGCGGCCGAGCTCGCCGCGGCCGGCGACATCACCGTCGACGGGGCGGTCGTCGGCAAATCCGACAAGCTCCCCGCCGGGGCCATGCTCGACGTCCTGCTGCCCGAACCGGCCCAGCCGCTGCGCGTCGAGCCGACCCCCGTCGAAGACCTGGGCGTCGTCTACCACGACTCGGACATCATCGTCGTGGACAAGCCGGTCGGCGTGGCCGCCCACCCGTCGCAGGGCTGGTCGGGGCCGACGGTCGTCGGGGCGCTGGAGGCGGCCGGGTTCCGCATCTCCACCTCCGGCGCGGCCGAGCGGCAGGGGATCGTGCAGCGCCTCGACGTCGGCACCTCGGGCCTGATGGTGCTGGCCGTCTCCGAGCACGCCTACTCGGTGCTCAAACGCGCCTTCAAGCAGCGCACCGTCGAGAAGCGCTATCACGCGCTGGTGCAGGGACACCTCGATCCGCCCTCGGGGACGATCGACGCCCCGATCGGCCGCCATCCGGGCAACGACTGGCGGTTCGCGGTCACCGCCTCGGGCAAGCCGTCGGTGACGCATTACGACACGCTGGAGATGTTCGCGGCGGCGTCGCTGCTCGACGTCCACCTGGAGACCGGGCGCACCCACCAGATCCGGGTGCACTTCTCGGCGCTGCACCATCCGTGCTGCGGCGACCCGACCTACGGTGCCGACCCGGTGCTCGCCAAGCGGCTCGGCCTGGACCGGCAGTGGCTGCACGCGCGCGAGTTGGCCTTCGCCCACCCCGCCGACGGTCGCGAGGTCCGGTTCATCAGCGAGTACCCGGAGGATCTCCAGCACGCGCTGGACGTCCTGCGGCAGGGTTGA